DNA sequence from the Selenomonas timonae genome:
GGCGCAGCAGAAGGTTGTCGGCGTTATCCGCGCACTCGAGGACAAGGGCGAGATTGTGATTTCGCGTGGCAAGGGAGACGAGATGATTGTCTAGAGTTATCAAGGCAGCCGTCTGGGAAGAGAATCCCCATCTCATCGACGTGCCGCCCCCACCGCCGCCGCCCCGTGAGGATGGTGAGGAGGAAGGGCTGAGCGAAGAGGCTGTCCAGAATCTGCTCGCGCGCATTGCAGAGCGTGAGCAGGCAATGGATGAGCGCGTCAAGGAGGCGGAGATCCACGTTGCAGTCCTTCGCGGGGAAGCCGAGGAGGAACGCGAGCGGCTTCTTAGTGAGGCGCAGACAAAGATCGAACAGGATCGCGAAGAGGCTCGTGCCAAGGGGCATGAGGAGGGCTTTGCTGCAGGTCGTGAGGCGGGGAAAGCCGCTGTGCGCGAGGAGATGGCAGAGCTTATCCGCCAGACCAACGCACAGGCGGAGAAGACCCTGCGCGATGCGCGTGATGCCATCCGTGACTATGTGGTGAATGCAGAGGAGGACATCGTATCGATCGCCATGACAGCGGTCGAGCGCGTCCTGCCGCAGCAT
Encoded proteins:
- a CDS encoding FliH/SctL family protein, whose product is MSRVIKAAVWEENPHLIDVPPPPPPPREDGEEEGLSEEAVQNLLARIAEREQAMDERVKEAEIHVAVLRGEAEEERERLLSEAQTKIEQDREEARAKGHEEGFAAGREAGKAAVREEMAELIRQTNAQAEKTLRDARDAIRDYVVNAEEDIVSIAMTAVERVLPQHFIDVPQMVLPIVRDAILRVKDQKEIVVHVPPQSYDFVLMARDELRSILTAGDSNLTITSDDGLKPGDCLVETPNGSVDARLQTQIEQLKKAVREVML